A window of the Aspergillus flavus chromosome 6, complete sequence genome harbors these coding sequences:
- a CDS encoding uroporphyrin III methyltransferase (siroheme synthase) encodes MKDASCDNGSPAPLLTAVYAESQVHLIIGGNPLAAARCAKSLEAGAKPVIIAPDTGDLHFSLSERIENGSVQWVRREFQDDDLKTLGREEVDHVVDTVFVTLGGNHPLRILSNYLIGAHISKLCRRLRIPVNVSDAPELCTFSLLSTYSDGPLHIGITTSGRGCKLASRLRREISSSLPSNLGTAIDRLGAVRRRLWAEDYAAGLCTAPLEGDEDDITGQSHTFNKLVTEDDISAAKTRRIRWLSQICEYWPLQKLAAISDADIDAILQAYSSGKNSLDSTNGLGHLEKKGKIVLAGSGPGHPDMLTRATYNAIQNADIILADKLVPEPVLKLIPRRTEVHIARKFPGNADQAQEEFLQMGLDSLRRGRYVLRLKQGDPYLYGRGGEEFEFFRGEGYTPVVLPGITSALSASLFAEIPATHRGVSDQVLICTGTGRKGAAPEPPTYVPTQTVVFLMALHRLSALVESLTTPPQEGSRPRTPWPKDTPCAIIERASCTDQRVIRSTLENVCLAFEAEGSRPPGLLVVGASCHILHPRKDEKWTVEEGFRGLDDLRGEIVPENDQKHD; translated from the exons ATGAAAGACGCATCGTGTGATAACGGATCTCCAGCACCATTGCTGACGGCGGTCTATGCTGAATCCCAGGTCCATTTGATTATCGGTGGAAACCCTCTTGCTGCAGCTCGTTGTGCGAAATCCCTAGAAGCCGGCGCAAAGCCAGTCATCATTGCGCCAGACACTGGAGACTTGCATTTCAGCTTATCTGAGCGTATTGAGAATGGTTCTGTACAATGGGTACGCAGAGAGTTCCAAGATGATGATCTGAAGACTCTGGGCCGGGAAGAGGTCGACCATGTCGTTGACACGGTTTTTGTAACCCTTGGTGGGAATCATCCGTTGA gaatattatctaattaCCTGATAGGTGCACACATCTCGAAGCTTTGTCGGCGGCTTAGGATTCCTGTCAATGTCTCTGACGCCCCGGAACTGTGTACTTTTAGCTTGCTGTCCACGTACTCAGATGGCCCTCTTCATATTGGGATTACGACATCGGGGCGTGGTTGCAAGCTTGCGTCTCGGTTAAGGAGAgaaatctcttcttctctcccttccaaTCTTGGAACCGCTATAGACAGACTGGGAGCCGTAAGAAGGCGCCTCTGGGCGGAGGACTATGCCGCAGGTCTGTGCACTGCACCCCTCGAAggagacgaggatgatatcaCCGGTCAAAGTCATACGTTCAACAAGTTAGTGACAGAGGATGACATCTCTGCCGCAAAGACACGGCGGATCCGCTGGCTCTCCCAAATATGCGAATACTGGCCTCTCCAAAAACTCGCTGCTATTAGTGATGCTGATATCGATGCCATTCTTCAAGCATACTCGTCTGGTAAAAATAGCTTGGATAGCACCAATGGGCTGGGTCAcctagaaaagaaagggaaaattgTTTTGGCAGGTTCGGGCCCTGGACATCCGGACATGCTCACGCGAGCAACCTACAATGCAATTCAGAATGCAGACATCATTCTCGCAGATAAACTGGTTCCAGAACCTGTTTTGAAACTAATTCCACGGAGAACAGAAGTTCATATTGCACGGAAGTTCCCTGGGAATGCGGATCAAGCGCAAGAGGAATTTCTGCAAATGGGGCTGGACTCACTGCGTCGAGGACGGTATGTTCTTCGGCTAAAGCAAGGAGACCCGTATTTGTACGGAAGAGGGGGTGAGGAGTTTGAATTCTTCCGAGGTGAAGGTTATACTCCAGTTGTCTTGCCCGGAATCACTAGCGCTCTGAGCGCTTCATTGTTCGCAGAGATACCAGCGACTCATCGAGGCGTGTCTGACCAGGTCCTGATCTGCACTGGGACAGGAAGAAAGGGAGCAGCTCCCGAGCCTCCCACCTACGTTCCCACTCAAACAGTAGTCTTTTTGATGGCATTACACCGACTATCGGCGCTGGTAGAATCGTTGACTACACCACCCCAGGAAGGTTCGCGCCCACGAACTCCTTGGCCCAAGGATACTCCCTGCGCGATTATTGAGCGGGCTTCCTGCACTGATCAGCGAGTGATCCGTTCTACCCTAGAAAATGTGTGCCTTGCATTTGAAGCTGAAGGCTCACGGCCACCTGGCTTGTTAGTCGTTGGGGCTAGCTGCCACATCTTACATCCTCGCAAGGACGAGAAGTGGACTGTTGAAGAAGGTTTCCGTGGTTTGGACGACCTACGGGGTGAGATAGTTCCAGAGAACGACCAGAAACATGATTAA